A genomic window from Paucibacter sp. KCTC 42545 includes:
- a CDS encoding FFLEELY motif protein gives MDSETSVTSILAHLQDVERHRSLRSGDPALTRQVEALKHYQQQRFARTYTDLLNSSRYAQPARFFLEDLYGPADFSRRDAQFARVVPAMVKLFPNEVVSTVARLAQLHALSESFDTRMATLLGEDALTAPRYARAWFNCGDEANRRLQIELTLEVGRSLDELTRKPLLRQALRLMRGPAAAAGLAELQSFLEQGFDTFKAMRGASDFLAIVRQRELNLLSLLFSEAAVHRLETNRCLPGDEPLGQLP, from the coding sequence ATGGATTCAGAAACCTCCGTCACCAGCATCCTGGCCCATTTGCAAGACGTTGAGCGCCACCGCAGCCTGCGCAGCGGCGACCCGGCCCTGACGCGCCAGGTGGAGGCACTCAAGCATTACCAGCAGCAACGCTTTGCGCGCACGTACACCGATCTGCTGAACTCCAGCCGCTACGCACAACCCGCACGCTTTTTTCTGGAAGATCTCTACGGCCCGGCCGACTTCTCCCGGCGGGATGCCCAGTTCGCGCGCGTGGTGCCGGCGATGGTGAAGCTGTTCCCCAATGAAGTGGTGTCCACCGTGGCGCGGCTGGCCCAGTTGCATGCCTTGTCTGAAAGCTTTGACACCCGCATGGCTACCTTGCTGGGCGAAGATGCATTGACGGCGCCCCGCTATGCCCGTGCCTGGTTCAACTGCGGCGATGAAGCGAACCGGCGCCTGCAGATCGAGCTGACGCTGGAGGTGGGCCGCTCGCTCGACGAGCTGACCCGCAAGCCCTTGCTGCGCCAGGCCTTGCGCCTGATGCGCGGGCCGGCTGCAGCCGCCGGCCTGGCCGAGCTGCAGAGCTTTTTGGAACAAGGCTTCGACACCTTCAAAGCCATGCGCGGCGCCAGCGACTTTCTGGCCATCGTCCGCCAGCGCGAACTCAACTTGCTCTCGCTGCTGTTCAGCGAGGCCGCCGTCCATCGGCTAGAGACCAATCGCTGTCTCCCAGGTGACGAGCCCCTAGGGCAATTACCCTAG
- a CDS encoding lipase family alpha/beta hydrolase gives MNAWIQRLQFLLRLSVGLGLVAYFGQQGRPGLGVALALLAVFAHVWASLPLFAALAWVNRQPQGHGHGPGAWELLQAWWRELPALERVFSWRQPFAAQAFAQNLPLAASSDQPPPRRTGVLLVHGFCCNRGLWNGWMQRLQADGHPYLALTLEPAFGSIDAYADAIEAALRELTLASGGAPPVIVAHSMGGLAVRAWWRRHGSGAVPGATRVRRVLTLGTPHAGTWSAYMAAARNAHQMRYGSPWLAQLAAQEPADLGAQFDCYFSHCDQIVFPSSSALLPGSRAIEMTAVGHLGLVFAPRVLADLLQLLGEAPADAATTPAAHTAPTKKP, from the coding sequence ATGAATGCATGGATACAGCGGCTGCAATTCCTCTTGCGCCTCAGCGTGGGCCTGGGGCTTGTGGCCTACTTCGGCCAGCAAGGGCGGCCCGGTCTAGGCGTTGCCCTGGCGTTGTTGGCGGTGTTTGCCCATGTCTGGGCATCGCTGCCTTTGTTTGCGGCCCTGGCCTGGGTCAATCGCCAGCCGCAAGGCCATGGCCATGGCCCCGGCGCCTGGGAGCTATTGCAAGCCTGGTGGCGGGAGTTGCCCGCGCTGGAGCGGGTGTTTTCCTGGCGCCAGCCCTTTGCGGCCCAAGCCTTTGCGCAGAATTTGCCCCTTGCCGCCTCGTCTGATCAGCCGCCGCCTCGCCGCACTGGCGTTTTGCTGGTGCATGGCTTTTGCTGCAATCGCGGTTTGTGGAATGGCTGGATGCAGCGCTTGCAGGCCGACGGCCATCCGTATCTCGCGCTGACGCTGGAGCCCGCCTTTGGCTCGATCGACGCCTATGCCGATGCCATCGAGGCCGCGCTGCGTGAGTTGACCCTCGCCAGCGGAGGCGCGCCACCGGTGATCGTGGCCCACAGCATGGGCGGCCTGGCGGTGCGGGCTTGGTGGCGGCGCCATGGCTCGGGGGCTGTGCCTGGGGCGACGCGGGTGCGCCGGGTGCTGACCTTGGGCACACCGCATGCCGGCACCTGGTCGGCCTATATGGCGGCGGCACGCAATGCCCACCAGATGCGCTATGGCAGCCCTTGGCTGGCGCAATTGGCGGCGCAGGAGCCGGCGGACCTGGGCGCGCAGTTCGACTGCTATTTCAGCCACTGCGACCAGATCGTGTTTCCCTCCAGCTCGGCCTTGTTGCCCGGCTCGCGCGCCATCGAAATGACTGCTGTTGGGCACTTGGGCCTCGTGTTCGCACCGCGTGTGCTGGCCGACTTGCTGCAACTGCTCGGCGAAGCGCCTGCCGACGCCGCCACAACGCCCGCCGCGCATACAGCGCCCACAAAAAAGCCCTGA
- the hppD gene encoding 4-hydroxyphenylpyruvate dioxygenase produces the protein MAFTPWDNPMGTNGFEFIEFAAPEPAQLGKLFETMGFTAVAKHRHKNVTLYRQGGVNFIINAEADSFAQRFARLHGPSICAIAFRVNDAAQAYKRALELGAWGFDNKAGPMELNIPAIKGIGDSLIYFVDRWQGKDDAPQGAIGNISIYDVDFVPLLDAEGKAVPANPVGHGLTYIDHLTHNVFRGRMKEWAEFYERFFNFREVRYFDIEGKLTGLKSKAMTSPCGKIRIPINESSDDKSQIAEYLDLYSGEGIQHVAMGTDNIYSTVEGMKATGVEFQDTIETYFDLIDKRLPGHGENVDELRRLRILIDGAAHLDAPNELLLQIFSKEVIGPIFFELIQRKGNEGFGEGNFKALFESIELDQIRRGVLKVDEAVK, from the coding sequence ATGGCATTCACCCCCTGGGACAACCCGATGGGCACCAACGGCTTTGAGTTCATCGAATTCGCCGCCCCCGAACCCGCCCAACTGGGCAAGCTGTTTGAAACCATGGGCTTCACCGCCGTGGCCAAGCACCGCCACAAGAACGTCACGCTGTACCGCCAAGGCGGCGTGAACTTCATCATCAACGCCGAGGCCGACTCTTTCGCTCAGCGCTTCGCGCGCTTGCACGGCCCCTCGATCTGCGCCATTGCCTTCCGCGTTAACGATGCGGCTCAAGCCTACAAGCGCGCACTGGAACTGGGCGCCTGGGGCTTTGACAACAAGGCCGGCCCGATGGAGCTGAACATCCCGGCCATCAAGGGCATTGGCGATTCGCTGATCTACTTCGTTGACCGCTGGCAAGGCAAGGATGACGCCCCGCAAGGCGCCATCGGCAATATCAGCATCTACGACGTCGACTTCGTACCCCTGCTCGACGCCGAGGGCAAAGCCGTGCCCGCCAACCCCGTGGGCCATGGCCTGACCTATATCGACCACCTGACGCACAACGTCTTCCGCGGCCGCATGAAGGAATGGGCCGAGTTCTACGAGCGCTTCTTCAACTTCCGCGAAGTGCGCTACTTCGACATCGAAGGCAAGCTGACCGGTCTGAAGAGCAAGGCCATGACCAGCCCTTGCGGCAAGATCCGCATCCCGATCAACGAGAGCAGCGACGACAAGAGCCAGATCGCCGAGTACCTGGACCTGTACAGCGGCGAAGGCATCCAGCACGTCGCCATGGGTACGGACAATATCTACAGCACGGTGGAAGGCATGAAGGCCACCGGCGTCGAGTTCCAAGACACCATCGAGACCTATTTCGACCTGATCGACAAGCGCCTGCCCGGCCATGGCGAGAATGTGGATGAGCTGCGCCGCCTGCGCATCCTGATCGACGGCGCCGCCCACCTGGACGCTCCGAACGAGCTGCTGCTGCAGATTTTCTCCAAGGAAGTCATCGGCCCGATCTTCTTCGAGCTGATTCAGCGCAAGGGCAATGAAGGCTTCGGCGAGGGCAACTTCAAAGCCCTGTTCGAAAGCATCGAGCTGGATCAAATCCGCCGCGGCGTTTTGAAGGTGGACGAAGCCGTCAAGTAA
- a CDS encoding Lrp/AsnC family transcriptional regulator: protein MGNEIQLDAIDRRILRALQLDGRVTYDALAEQVSLSASAVLRRVRRLEESGAISAYVALVAPAKVGLGLTAYINVRLEKHTESHKRNPMDLFRAAVQTWPEVVECAALTGEMDYLLRVVVQDMAHYARFITDTLLKHPSVQDCKTSFVLDHLKNTTAVPV, encoded by the coding sequence ATGGGAAATGAAATTCAGCTTGATGCGATTGATCGGCGCATTCTGAGAGCGTTGCAGCTTGACGGCCGCGTCACTTACGACGCCTTGGCCGAGCAAGTCAGCCTTTCCGCTTCGGCGGTGCTGCGCCGCGTGCGGCGCCTGGAAGAAAGCGGCGCCATCTCCGCCTATGTGGCCCTGGTGGCGCCCGCCAAGGTCGGCTTGGGGCTGACGGCCTACATCAATGTGCGCCTGGAAAAACACACCGAGAGCCATAAGCGCAACCCGATGGATTTGTTCCGCGCAGCGGTGCAGACCTGGCCGGAGGTGGTGGAGTGCGCGGCGCTGACCGGTGAGATGGACTATCTGCTGCGCGTGGTGGTGCAGGACATGGCGCATTACGCCCGCTTCATCACCGACACCTTGCTCAAGCACCCCAGCGTGCAAGACTGCAAAACCAGCTTTGTGCTGGATCACCTGAAGAACACCACCGCCGTGCCGGTGTGA
- a CDS encoding methyltransferase domain-containing protein: protein MNLTERPTMAGPSPEFWKERFASGQTAWDRGAPHPQLLQWLTAGVIRPGMSILVPGCGRGHELVALGEAGVAAIGLDYTPAAVEIARAKLGQLPGRVELADVLQWQAPELLDRVYEQTCLCALHPDHWQTYAAQIHRWLKPGGYLLALFMQARRDNASEGVVEGPPYHCDINAMRALFPATLWDWPAPPYASQAHNQGWFELAVQLRKR from the coding sequence ATGAATTTGACTGAAAGACCCACCATGGCCGGCCCCAGCCCCGAATTTTGGAAAGAACGTTTCGCCAGCGGCCAGACCGCCTGGGACCGCGGCGCACCGCATCCGCAATTGCTGCAGTGGCTGACGGCCGGCGTGATTCGCCCCGGCATGAGCATCCTGGTGCCGGGCTGCGGCCGCGGCCATGAGCTGGTGGCGCTGGGCGAAGCTGGCGTGGCCGCCATCGGGCTGGACTACACCCCCGCCGCCGTGGAGATTGCGCGCGCCAAGCTGGGCCAACTGCCGGGCCGGGTGGAGCTGGCCGATGTGCTGCAGTGGCAGGCGCCGGAGCTGCTCGACCGGGTCTACGAACAGACCTGTTTGTGCGCCCTTCACCCGGATCATTGGCAGACTTATGCCGCGCAGATTCACCGCTGGCTCAAGCCCGGCGGCTACCTACTGGCCTTGTTCATGCAGGCGCGGCGCGACAACGCCAGCGAGGGCGTGGTGGAAGGCCCGCCCTATCACTGCGACATCAACGCGATGCGAGCCCTGTTCCCGGCCACGCTCTGGGATTGGCCCGCGCCGCCCTATGCCTCACAAGCCCACAACCAAGGCTGGTTCGAGCTGGCGGTGCAGCTGCGCAAGCGTTAA
- a CDS encoding HDOD domain-containing protein, producing MSDPLPLPPLRQALPDLASWVAFFSATEIPVLAETADHLELMRANEDAADANNLGEMMGSDPLMSLKVLAHVAQQRAGQASSHVQTDAETVIAALVLMGITPFFRAFGPQAVVEERLALQPWALEGLQRVLRRADRAAHMALSFAVHRLDPDAPVIHSAALLHDFAEMLLWVHAPELAQEMRRRQLANPQLRSAEVQRQVLNIELADLERALLREWHLPELLQNIIDDTREHDPQVQCVKLAIRVARHTADGWDNEAVPDDVCEIADLLKLGNQATLNLLHEFD from the coding sequence ATGTCAGATCCTCTTCCCTTGCCACCCTTGCGCCAGGCCCTGCCGGACCTGGCCAGTTGGGTGGCATTTTTCAGTGCCACTGAAATTCCGGTGCTGGCCGAAACCGCCGATCACCTCGAGCTGATGCGCGCCAACGAGGATGCGGCCGATGCCAACAACCTCGGCGAAATGATGGGCAGCGACCCGCTGATGAGCTTGAAGGTGCTGGCCCATGTGGCCCAGCAACGTGCTGGCCAGGCTTCGAGCCATGTGCAGACCGATGCCGAGACCGTCATCGCGGCCCTGGTGCTGATGGGCATCACGCCCTTCTTCCGCGCCTTCGGCCCGCAAGCGGTGGTGGAGGAGCGCCTGGCCCTGCAGCCCTGGGCGCTGGAAGGCTTGCAGCGTGTGCTGCGCCGCGCCGATCGTGCCGCCCACATGGCCTTGAGCTTTGCGGTGCACCGGCTCGACCCGGATGCGCCGGTGATTCACAGCGCCGCGCTTTTGCACGACTTCGCCGAAATGCTGCTGTGGGTGCATGCGCCCGAGTTGGCGCAAGAGATGCGCCGTCGCCAATTGGCCAACCCGCAGCTGCGCAGCGCCGAGGTGCAGCGCCAGGTGCTCAATATCGAGCTGGCTGATCTGGAGCGCGCCTTGCTGCGCGAGTGGCATCTGCCGGAGCTGCTGCAAAACATCATCGACGACACGCGCGAGCACGACCCACAGGTGCAATGCGTCAAGCTGGCCATCCGCGTGGCGCGCCACACGGCGGACGGTTGGGACAACGAGGCCGTTCCCGATGACGTCTGCGAGATTGCCGACCTGCTCAAGCTCGGCAACCAAGCCACCCTGAATCTCTTGCATGAATTTGACTGA
- a CDS encoding TipAS antibiotic-recognition domain-containing protein codes for MQNSYAEELDQCRQALIEEQNHSLASTAQWSHVDKRQAHADWDALYQRLAQLVDRSPAQADEVQALMAQHYAIASRFFRPSKQAYIGMALFYAENTEMRNFHNSYHPNMVRFLREAMAAHAHQML; via the coding sequence ATGCAAAACTCCTATGCCGAGGAACTCGATCAATGCCGCCAGGCCTTGATCGAGGAACAAAACCACTCACTGGCCAGCACCGCGCAGTGGTCCCATGTCGACAAGCGCCAAGCGCATGCCGACTGGGACGCGCTCTACCAACGGCTGGCCCAGCTGGTGGACCGCAGCCCCGCCCAAGCGGATGAGGTTCAGGCGCTGATGGCCCAGCACTACGCCATTGCCAGCCGCTTCTTCCGCCCCAGCAAACAGGCTTACATCGGTATGGCTTTGTTCTATGCTGAGAACACCGAGATGCGCAACTTCCACAACAGCTACCACCCGAATATGGTGAGATTCTTGCGTGAAGCCATGGCAGCCCACGCGCATCAAATGCTCTAG